In the Aquimarina spinulae genome, TGTAATTTTTACTCAAGAAGCAAAATTAGAATCAATCGGTAGTATCACCAAAACTGTTACTTCAGAGGGATTAGGTTCTGGCTTTATGATTTCAGAAACCGATATCATTACTGCTGCACATGTGGTTGATGCTGCAGAACAATTGAGAGTTAGATTTCTGGATGGTCAAATCATAGCTGCAAAAGTGATTTCTACATTCAAATCGGCAGATGTCGCTTTAATCAAATTAGATACTCCCAAAAGAAATGCTGTTACCGTAACTTTTGGAGATTCTGATCAAGTAAAAATAGGAGAACAGGTGTTTATTGTAGGGGCTCCTTTTGGATACGGCCATTCTCTATCTTCTGGTTATGTAAGCGGAATTATAAAAAATAAATTAGGTACCAATCCATTTACCAGTTCAGAATTTATTCAAACCGATGCGGCTATTAATACTGGTAATTCTGGTGGCCCTATGTTTAATATGAAAGGTGAGGTTATCGGTGTTGTAAGTCAGATACTAACCAAATCTGGTGGTTTTGAAGGTATTGGATTTGCGGCAACTGCCAATATTACCAAAAACCTAATGATGAATAATAAAACTCCCTGGTTGGGATTAGATGCATATCCTTTAACAGGAAAAACAAAACGATTACTAAATGTCCCTCAAAATAGTGGGTTACTAGTACAACGGGTTGTGTTTGGGTCTATACTATACAAAATGGGTTTACAGGGTGGTGATACAGAAGTTAGTATAGATGGTCAAAAATTAATTATTGGGGGAGATATTATTTTAGCATTTGATACTATAGAATTTGATCTTACCGATGAGGCTTTGGTTAGGCTTGGAGAGTTTGCCAAAAATCTAGCACCCGACAGCTCTTTTACGTTAAAAGTATTACGAAACGGAAAGATTATAGAATTAAAAAGGTAATTGCAGTGTTCTATTTATTATCTACCCATAGTAGCATAAGTTCACTCAAGAAATCTATCTAGTTAGATTATTTGATTGTTGCATCATAAAACGAATAAACAATAATGAAGTTAAATTACTATTCATTATTTTTAACCTAAAGGTGCATTATTAATTTTACTTAAGTCTTCTAACACATCAAAGATATGATCTGTTATTTCGGTGATACCAATTCTATTAAGTCTTTTAATATGCATTTCTCTATACTTCATTAGATACTCTTTATTTTTGAATAAATAAGTAGAGCCAAAATGTGGTGTTCCTTCTTCATGAGTCCATATTTTCCAAATAACACCTTCTTCTTCAGCAATACTTTTTGCTAAACTTGCATTACCTTCCATAAACTCCTGTGTTACAGGGCCATCATATTTTAAATGGAGATCCCAAATCTTTAGTATACTCATTGTTCCTATATTTTAATTATTATTTTATTGATTATGCTTCAACTTTATATAGCTTAGTATAGATAGTAAAGCAAAAAATACTGGATCAGACCAACCAAAACCGTAGAAAATACCAGTATAAATTGCATAAAGTGTTATAATTACTCCCAATATATTTGTCCATAATAAACTCGTTAAGATTTTTCTGGCATACACACTTTTTTCTTCTACATCTCTAAATAAAAGGCTAATAATTGCAATTCCTCCCAGAAAAATAGTAGTGTGTTGTGATAAAAAAACTGAGTATTTATCGTTCAATTCAAGTCCGTAATTTGGCCACAATAGGTTCGGAATAAAGAATAACCCCAGTCCAAAGATGGTATAAACTACGCCGTGAATGATTAAAAATGTTTTAGTACTCATATGGTATTTTTTTGTTTTACACTACAAAATTAAAGTATATAGTTTACTTTTGATACTTATTTACAAAAAGATACTAATTTCCTTTAGGAAACTATTAAATTATTTGACAATGAAAATACAGCAGGAAGAACCATTATCAAAAGAATGTATACAACAATTAAGAGCTATTAAAGACACTATGGAATTACTGTCTGGCAAATGGAAAATACAAATAATGGGTACATTACTTCGAGGCGGAACCATGCGATTTATGGAGTTAAAAAGGACCTTAAATGGAATAGCTCCAAAAAAATTATCAAATGATTTACAAGAACTCGAATTAAATAAGCTAATCACCCGAACAGTAAAAGATACTAAACCAATTACTGTTGAATACTCCTTAACAGAACACGGGAAAACGTTAGATAATTTAATAGTCGAAATTATAGACTGGGGGCTTAATCACAGAAAAGAGATTATCAAAAAATAGAATATTTAGTAGTCACAATATGTACTATTGTATTAATTCATTTTGGTTCACTATATTTTATTTAAATTTAATCTAAATAAACTTGCTTACTTAATTTCTAACATTTAGATTTGTCTTCTATTTATAATTAGTCTAAATTAACGTGAAATGAAAATGAATGTTCAAGTGATAGCTTTAATGACAGGTGCTATCCTAAGTATTGTAAGTTGTAGTAGTGATGATGATGCTCCAGCTAACGAAACTGTATCAAAATCTGCTGTAATAAAAAACTATGCTGATATCGTATATCAATCTTATAAAGATTCATACGACAAAGCTTTAGAAATGCAAACCGCTATTAATGCTTTTGCAGATAACCCCACAGAGAATGGATTTCAGGCTGCCAAAAACGCTTGGCTTGCAGCTAGAGAACCTTATGGTCAAACTGAAGCCTATCGAGAGTCAAACGGGCCAATAGATGAAGGAAAAACTGAAGGCCAACTTAACGCATGGCCTCTTGATGAAAATTACATAGACTATGTTCGTGATAATTCTGGAGGTGTTACCTCAGAAGGGCTTATCAACAATCCTTCTATAACAATAGATGAAACTGCACTAATTGGTTTAAATGAAGGAGCCGGTGGTAATGGTGTGCTTGATAAAAATATCAGTACCGGTTATCATGCTATAGAATTTTTACTTTGGGGTCAGGATTTTGCAGATCCATCTAACGGGTTACCTGGACAAAGAGCCTATACCGATTATGTAACCGGTAGTTCTGGTACGAATCAAAATCAAGACCGAAGAGGTACTTACCTTAAAGTAGTGACAAGTATTTTGGTTAAAGATCTTAAATCTCTTGTTGATACATGGGTAGAAGGCGGTGCATATAGAAATACGTTCCTGGCATTACCAGAAGATGAAGCCTTAAAAAATATGATGGCTGGTATCTTTTTTATGACAGGAGAAGAATTATCTACAGAAAGAATGGCTGTTGCTGTAGAACAAAATCAAGAAGATGAACACTCTTGCTTTTCTGATAATACACATAGAGATATCTATACCAATGCCAAAGGCGTAAACAATGTGCTTTTTGGAGAATATGGTACCATTAGCGGTCCATCACTATATGATCTGGTTAAACAAGCTGATTCCGGTCAGGCAGAAAAACTTAAAGTTGCTGCAACGTTATCAATATCAAGAATAAATACAATTCTTAGCAATATTAGTGACACCAAAAAGTTTGATCAACTTATAGAAGAAGAGACATTAACTTCTGGTGGTATTGTTATCCAAGCTGTTCTTGCATTAAGAGATCAGGCTAAAGAAATAAGTGCTTCGGTATCAAAATTAAACATTACATTATAAGAGCCACTCAATATTAATGCTATTGTTTTGAAAAGTGGAAAAGTCCCTCATGCATATGCATGGGGCTTTTCTTGTTAAAAAAACCACACCACCACTTTTATGAAAAAAAAGTTTTTATATTATATCCTTTTCAATTTTTCTTTACTATCAATTTTTGGATGTAGTGATGATGAATACACAGACCCTACTCCGACCAACCGAGCTGTTTATGAGGAAGGAGAAGAACTCTTGGCTGGTAGACTTACTATTAACTCACAAACCAGTAATGCTTTCGGAAGAGCAATCCCTGGCCTGTCTGACGAAGAACAAATCGCTTTTGGTATAGGCAATTCTTTATTTAATCAAGCATGGGTATCTTCTCCTGCATCTACTACAGCTAGAGATGGCCTAGGCCCCACATTTAATAGCAGAGCATGTACCAGTTGCCACAGTAAAGATGGTCGAGGGCTCCCAATTACAGATAATTTTTTAGGTTCAAATGGTTTTTTAATGCGAATAAGCATGCCAGGAACAGATGAAAATGGAGGCCCCAATCCTGTTACCAACTATGGAACTCAAATACAGGACAAAGCCAATAGTGGTATTTTGCATGAGGCAAAAATAAGAGCAACCTATGAAATTATAGAAGGGTCATATCCAGATGGAGAAACATATACGCTTCAAAAACCTATATATGAAATCTATGATGAGCAGTTTGGATCACTACAAGGTGTATTAACCTCTCCAAGAGTAGGTACTCAAACTATTGGAATGGGATTAATTGATGCTTTATCAGAGACTTCTATTTTGGCACATGCCGATGAAAATGATACCAACAACGACGGAATCTCTGGTAAACCTAACTATGTATGGGATGTAAAAGAAAATCAATTAAGACTTGGGAAATATGGTTGGAAAGCAAATCAGCCTTCTTTAGAACAACAAGTTTTTAGTGCATTTCATGGGGATATGGGGCTTACAACTTCCTTTCTACCAGAAAATAACTGTCCAACTCCCCAGATAGATTGTATAGATGCAGCTAATGGTGGAGAGCCAGAAGTAACAGATTTACAATTAGAAAGAGTTCTATTTTACCAAAGAACTTTAGGGGTTCCGATACGTAGAAATTTTGAAGATGAAAATGTATTAAAAGGTAAAGTGCTTTTTAATAATTTGCAATGTATATCGTGTCATCAAACCAAATACACAGCAGGTAATTCGCCATCTACGCCTTTAATCGAAGGTGTTGTATTCAATCCATATTCAGATTTTTTATTACATGACATGGGAGAAGCTTTGGCTGATAATAGATCGGACTTTAAAGCAAACGGAAGAGAATGGAGAACACAACCTCTTTGGGGTATAGGTCTAATCGAGACTATAAACAACCATACTTTTTTTCTTCATGATGGTCGTGCAAGAAATATTGAAGAGGCCATTTTATGGCATGGTGGAGAAGCTGAAAATAGTCTTAATGAATTTAAAAAATTACCTAAGTCACAAAGGCAAGAACTTATTGCATTTATAAACTCACTATAACAATGAAAATATATCTAAAAATAGCTAACACTATCACTATTATTCTTTCAGTTTTTGTTATCCTCTCTTGCAGTAGTGATGATAAGAACACGAATGGGAATCCTACTGGTAAATTTAATACTTCACAAATGTTATCCGATATCACTTCGGGTAGTATTCTGCCTTCTATATCATCATTTAAGGATAAAGTAATAGAACTAGAAGAAAGTGTATCTAATTTTGCTTCAGATCAATCTGAAGAAAAACTACTAATTGCACAAAACAAATGGAAAGAAGCTGCAAGATCTTATGCAAATATATATGTCTTTAATATCGGAAGACCCAAAGAACTATTCATGCACGAATTGTTATTTAACTGGCCTACGTTTACGGAAGCTATAGACAATTCGATCGCGCAAAATACCGAAATAATTGCAGAATCAATTAGTACCAGAGCCAAAGGACTTACAGGGATTGAATATTTGCTATTTGCAAACACAGGTACATCTAATGCCGATATAGTATCTCTCTTCTCCTCTACCCCAAGAAGAACCGAATACTTAACAAATATCACAACAAATCTTAAAGAAAAAGCGATTTTACTTTCAGAGGTATGGAATGAAAATGGGGAAAATTATTCGAACACTTTTATAACAAATACAGAAACCGGATTAAATGGTTCATTAAATATGATATTTAATGGCATGTTTAATGTTGCTGAAACTATTAAAAAAGCAAAATTAGGAAAACCAGCAGGCCTTGAAAACACATCAAGTACTAACCCACAGATTCTACAAGCTTTTAGAAGTGAAATCTCTCTTGACTTGATAGAGAACAATATCAAAACCATCGAAAATGTATATTTTACCTCTTCTGGATTAGGAATTTCTGACAATGTAGAATTTATTACCAAAAATTCGACTATTAATGATCGTATTAAAACTCAGTTTAATCTAATTTATACTGCCATAAACAAAATCACAATCCCTTTACATCTTGCTATAGATCAACAAAAACAAGCTGTAGAAGAAGTTTATACCGAAATCAAAACTCTAGTTGTATTATTAAATAACGATGTAGGAAGCACATTATCTATTATCATTACTCCTACAGATAATGATGGGGATTAACTCTCGTACCGAATATATATAAATAGGCAGGCCCTATTCTACGTATAGAATAAGGCCTGCCAAACTCAACCCACTAACTAAACTAATATATTACTAAAGCTTACTGCATTAGTTTCTTAGACAGTTCTTGTAACTGCTCAGATTTTTTCTGCATGTAATCATTTAGTTTTTTAACATCTTCCCCAGAAAGATTCCCCATTACTTCCTGAGCTTGTTGTCCTAATTTTTGTCCTTTTTCTCCAAGAGAAGCAAAAGCTGTCATATCCTTACTTTCTACAATCTTCTTATACTCTTCGATATAAGCTTCATAAGAATTCACATACTCCTGAACTTTATCATCGTTAAAATTAGGCACTCCGTTAGCAGATTGCGAAGAAGTTTTCTCTTCTGTTTTTTCTTCAACTTTTTCTACTTCGTCTTTAGAAACCGATGAATCCGATTTAGTTTCGTTTTTACATGATACCGCTAGTATCGCTATTACTAATGAAAGATTTAAGATTACTTTTTTCATGATTTATTTATGTGTTAATTATTTATGATTTTTATTCGTATTGACATCACAAATTTGATGCATTTGGAAGGGCTGCCAAACACCCTTTTCAGTGAAAAAAGAACACCCTGAAAACAGGGTATTCAAATAGTAGTCATATCTAATTTCTGAAATAGTAAGAAACAGAACTTTTAATCTCTTCTTTTATATTAGCTGTATATATTATACATTTATCATCTTACAACGTAAACCCCTCAATAAATTAAGATCTATGACGATACAAGATATGATCAACTGGTTTGCAAATAATCCAAATCTAATACTTGGGTATTTTGCTGTTATTATCGCTATATCTTTACTAGGGCTAATATTTGTAAATCAAAGAAATTTTCGATCTCCGATAAATTATTTTTATGGAATCTTAGTTTATGCAGTAACTATTCCTGGGTTGTTGGCTTTAATTATTGTTTTGTACAGTTTTTTCTTCTTAAAGATTAACCTGCTTCAAGTCAATATATTGGCCTATTTTGTTCCTGTTATTTCTATGTTTGTTACCTTATTTATTATTAATAAAACGGTACCTATGTCTAGAATTCCGGGTTTTGAAAAACTTTCAGGATTATTTATCATCGTTGCTATAACTTTTATCATTACTTATATATTGCAACGCATGTTTTTTGGAGTTTTTTTTGTTGGCAGATTTCAATATTTATTGGTATTCTTTCTTGCATTACTTCTGATTCTAAGAATCGCCTGGAAAAGAATTACAAAATAAAGAATCTTAAAGTTTCACCCGTAAGTAAACTTCTAAGTATTTGATTAGATACTGCCAGATGCTAAAACAAGTTTAGTAAAAGATTTGATGTAGATTAGTAGGTTACTACGAATTAAGCATAGTTGCCTTTATTTGCTTAACAATTTCGATATGATCTAGTCCAAAATCTTTCCAGGCAAGATTCAATTCTTTCATATCAAAATGTTTAACAATGGTACCATAATCAGCACGTTTTCCATCTACGGTAGGATAGCCAATTACATAAATACTATCTGCCAGTTCTACTGCTAATTCTATATCATGTGTAGAATAAATAATCGTATTAAATTCGTGTGTAGACGTAATTAGATTAAACGCATTTTTAACATCTTCAATATTTCCTACATCAAGACCCGAAAAAGGTTCGTCCAGAACCATATAATGACCAGAACATAGTATCTGTTCGATTATTGCTGTACGCTGTCTCTGCCCCCCAGATAACTCACAAGGATACTGGTCTTTTACTTTTTCTAAACCCCAATCCGACAGGTAACTCATTATTTTGGCATGCTTTTCTTCTTTAGAAATATCCTTTTTACGAAGCGCAAACAGTAATGCCTGATACACGGTTTTATTTCTAAACAAGGTGTATTTTTGATCTACAAAACCAATATCTCCTTCATGTACTTCTTTGGCATCATTTTCTGAATCTGTTTCTGTATCGGCAATCAGTATTTTTCCTGTAGTTGGTTTGATCAAGCCTGTCATTGCTCTAAACAATGTAGATTTACCTCTACCAGAACGCCCTACAAAAGCAATAACCTGACCTGTAATATTGTTTTCCCGAATAACATCTTTTTCTACAAAATTAACATCCTTTATTACAGTTTTATCACCATAGGCGACACTTAAGTTTTCTACATACAATAATGTATTATGCGTACTATAGTTCATTCTACTTATATTTTGGAGTATCTAAAAAAGGCTTTTCTCAAGTAATCTAAAACAAAATCTATCGACAGGCCTACTAATAATATTACTATTTGTAATGCTATAATTCTACCGTGATTCATAAATTTATCAGAGTTTTTGATTAAAAATCCTAAACCACCAGCTGCTACAAGGATTGATTCTACGGTTACCAACATCATCCAAACGATAGCCAGGTTTTGCCTGATTACCTCTATAACATGATCTATTCTTCCTTTTACAACAACTTCCCATAGTACTTCCCACCGATTACATTGTAAAGAACGCGCATGATCAAATTCTTCTTGTGGTATCGAGCTAATCATACTTAATAATGATGTGGTAAGATATGTAGTCATAAATACCACCAATACCCATACCTGCATGGTTCTGGCATCACTAATAAGGATCGCCAGGTAAAAAGATATACCCGTAAGTGGAAGATAACGTAGCTTACTTAATGTTTTTGCTATTGGTGTTACTACAGGAATTGTAGACAAATAGGTAACGATTAAAGAAATAATAACTGCTATAAGTATTGCTTTTATACAAAGTAATAGCGAGCTACCAATATGTACCACCAGTCCTTCATTATAAAGCTCTGTAAATCCTGTTAGTACTTGCTGTGGAGAAGGGAATAAATGTCTCTCTCCCATACTAGAAACAAACCAGAAAATCAACACTAATGCTACCCATATACCTATAATAAGTAATCGGCTATTTTTGCTAACCTTTTCGAACGGTTTAAATAAATACTTCATAATACACTGGTTAATAAAAAAGAAAGCCGTCTATATGTAAAATCAATATTTTACAAACATAAGACGGCTCTTATTAATTGGATGCCATAGTTATTTCAATAATGTAATAACTACTCGTCTGTTTTTGGCTCTACCGCTATTGGTAGTGTTTGTTTCAATTGGTTCATCTTCACCTTTTCCGATTACAGATTGGAAACGGGATTGAGGGATTCCTTTACTTCTTAAAAAGTTAACTACAGATTGTGCACGTCTTTGTGATAAATCATAATTAGATTCTGCAGAACCTGTATCATCGGTATGTCCTTCTAATCTAAGTTTCGTATCCTCTGCCTGAATAAGAAGATTATAAATGGTTTCTAAAGTATTTGCAGATGATCCCGAAATATTTGCACTTCCGGTATCAAAATTAATATTCCATTCTCCAGAAGCTAAAACTTCTTCGGCTTCTTTGGTATAATCTGGTTTGTAAGCAGAACCTGCATCAATATCATTAATATTTTTAATAAAATAAAGATTAACTGCTTCATCATAAGGCACAATCCTTTTTACAGATTCATTAAACCCAAATGGATTAAGTTCATTTAGATAAGAAGATACCTGATTGTAAACTGCCTTATATCGATTGGTTCCATCTGTAATACCATAATATTGCATTACATCTGCATAGTTAAATACTCGTGATCCTCCCATGTTATAATCGATACCATTTTTACTTCCTTTTTGGCCTTTAAACATATCATACCAATACTTTGGAGTTTCTAAATCATATGTTTTGGCAACTGCTTCAGATGCTCTAACTCTCCATTCGTCATATTGCTTCATTTGATTAGAAGCTGTTAACGCTGATTTTAAAATATTACTAACGATTTCGGGATGTTTTACCGACCATTCTTTTACAGCAATAACTGTAGTTGCCATTTGGTTGTTAAATTCTCGTGTAGATATAATATCTGTGAAACCGTTTAACTCATCAAAAACCATTTTATCTCCTGGTGTCCAGGTAGCACATCCATCAACTTTTTTATTAATTGTCTTCCCTGTTAGCTTTCCGTTTCTCACTTCTTTAAGAGGAACTGTCCACCCTGCTTTTTGAGATTTAATAAGTTCTTCTGCAGACTTAATATAGTCATCATCTTGTGAAGGATAAAAATTCACAGCATCAGGATCATAAGTAGTAACATCAGGATTTACTTTTAAACCATTAGCAAAGGCATAGTTTAGAGCAGTTACCCAATCTCCATCACCTAATACTGCAGATATCAAAGCTCCTTTCATACTTTTTGGATCAACTTTCCAGCTTGGTGGTCCAATAAGTTTATCTTCACCATAACTAAGTCCTACGGCACCAACTACCTGCACATGGTATTTATCTTTCCCAAATTTATCGTCTAAAGCCTGTTGCATGGTACTGATATAAAAAGGAGCACCATCTCCCATCATCATAATTGCAAATGCACTTTTATCTGCGTCTGGGAACTCTTCTCCTCTATCAAATTCTTCAATGAATTTCATTTGCATATTTCTCAATTCAGAAAGCCAATCCTGACGGATTATCTCTAAATTCACTCCGTTCTTCTCCATCAAAGAACCTTTGGTTGTTTTTGGTCCTCCGTTAGAAACGATAATACCAGATTGTGCATTCCAGGCATAGGCTGCCATTCTAACAAGAGGTTTATCCTTTACACTTTTTGAAAGGCTATTAGAAGGTAATTCTAGTTTTTCTGATGTAGTAACATTATCTACTTCATCTTTATTTATATTTAACTCATCTAATTGTTTTGCTTCTCCCACTCTTAAACCCGGAGCAAAATAATACACTGCACCTAAGATAGCTCCAAGTAAAATAATTACAATGATAAGCTCGGATAATGTAGTGAGTTTTTTTGTTCTTAAAATCTTACCCATTTTTTAATTTTTATTATAGTTTTTATTTCGGTTAGTTAGTCAAACATATTCCCAAAACCACCACTTGCTTCTTTATCTTCAGCGGTAAGTTTGTAGTTAGGGTTCTTATATTTTTCAGAATCAGGAATATAGTCTTTCCCTGTTTTAATATTATCTGCCAAAGTATCTAATTGCGAGTATAGCTCATCACTATCCATATCATACTTAGAAGTTAGCATATCGATATCTGTTAGATTTTCCTGAGTCTTTGCTATATCCATCGCAATAGTTTCTGTGATCACATCCAGTGCATATTCTAACTCCCAATCTTTGGTAAATAACATCGCTGATTTTGCTCCATCTGTTGCAGCTTTTGCAGATTTTGCAAAT is a window encoding:
- a CDS encoding S1C family serine protease, with translation MKPITIITLFFTIISTAQDLSKLYETVNPAVVVIFTQEAKLESIGSITKTVTSEGLGSGFMISETDIITAAHVVDAAEQLRVRFLDGQIIAAKVISTFKSADVALIKLDTPKRNAVTVTFGDSDQVKIGEQVFIVGAPFGYGHSLSSGYVSGIIKNKLGTNPFTSSEFIQTDAAINTGNSGGPMFNMKGEVIGVVSQILTKSGGFEGIGFAATANITKNLMMNNKTPWLGLDAYPLTGKTKRLLNVPQNSGLLVQRVVFGSILYKMGLQGGDTEVSIDGQKLIIGGDIILAFDTIEFDLTDEALVRLGEFAKNLAPDSSFTLKVLRNGKIIELKR
- a CDS encoding monooxygenase, yielding MSILKIWDLHLKYDGPVTQEFMEGNASLAKSIAEEEGVIWKIWTHEEGTPHFGSTYLFKNKEYLMKYREMHIKRLNRIGITEITDHIFDVLEDLSKINNAPLG
- a CDS encoding winged helix-turn-helix transcriptional regulator, which produces MKIQQEEPLSKECIQQLRAIKDTMELLSGKWKIQIMGTLLRGGTMRFMELKRTLNGIAPKKLSNDLQELELNKLITRTVKDTKPITVEYSLTEHGKTLDNLIVEIIDWGLNHRKEIIKK
- a CDS encoding imelysin family protein, translated to MKMNVQVIALMTGAILSIVSCSSDDDAPANETVSKSAVIKNYADIVYQSYKDSYDKALEMQTAINAFADNPTENGFQAAKNAWLAAREPYGQTEAYRESNGPIDEGKTEGQLNAWPLDENYIDYVRDNSGGVTSEGLINNPSITIDETALIGLNEGAGGNGVLDKNISTGYHAIEFLLWGQDFADPSNGLPGQRAYTDYVTGSSGTNQNQDRRGTYLKVVTSILVKDLKSLVDTWVEGGAYRNTFLALPEDEALKNMMAGIFFMTGEELSTERMAVAVEQNQEDEHSCFSDNTHRDIYTNAKGVNNVLFGEYGTISGPSLYDLVKQADSGQAEKLKVAATLSISRINTILSNISDTKKFDQLIEEETLTSGGIVIQAVLALRDQAKEISASVSKLNITL
- a CDS encoding di-heme oxidoredictase family protein, which translates into the protein MKKKFLYYILFNFSLLSIFGCSDDEYTDPTPTNRAVYEEGEELLAGRLTINSQTSNAFGRAIPGLSDEEQIAFGIGNSLFNQAWVSSPASTTARDGLGPTFNSRACTSCHSKDGRGLPITDNFLGSNGFLMRISMPGTDENGGPNPVTNYGTQIQDKANSGILHEAKIRATYEIIEGSYPDGETYTLQKPIYEIYDEQFGSLQGVLTSPRVGTQTIGMGLIDALSETSILAHADENDTNNDGISGKPNYVWDVKENQLRLGKYGWKANQPSLEQQVFSAFHGDMGLTTSFLPENNCPTPQIDCIDAANGGEPEVTDLQLERVLFYQRTLGVPIRRNFEDENVLKGKVLFNNLQCISCHQTKYTAGNSPSTPLIEGVVFNPYSDFLLHDMGEALADNRSDFKANGREWRTQPLWGIGLIETINNHTFFLHDGRARNIEEAILWHGGEAENSLNEFKKLPKSQRQELIAFINSL
- a CDS encoding imelysin family protein, translated to MKIYLKIANTITIILSVFVILSCSSDDKNTNGNPTGKFNTSQMLSDITSGSILPSISSFKDKVIELEESVSNFASDQSEEKLLIAQNKWKEAARSYANIYVFNIGRPKELFMHELLFNWPTFTEAIDNSIAQNTEIIAESISTRAKGLTGIEYLLFANTGTSNADIVSLFSSTPRRTEYLTNITTNLKEKAILLSEVWNENGENYSNTFITNTETGLNGSLNMIFNGMFNVAETIKKAKLGKPAGLENTSSTNPQILQAFRSEISLDLIENNIKTIENVYFTSSGLGISDNVEFITKNSTINDRIKTQFNLIYTAINKITIPLHLAIDQQKQAVEEVYTEIKTLVVLLNNDVGSTLSIIITPTDNDGD
- a CDS encoding ATP-binding cassette domain-containing protein; protein product: MNYSTHNTLLYVENLSVAYGDKTVIKDVNFVEKDVIRENNITGQVIAFVGRSGRGKSTLFRAMTGLIKPTTGKILIADTETDSENDAKEVHEGDIGFVDQKYTLFRNKTVYQALLFALRKKDISKEEKHAKIMSYLSDWGLEKVKDQYPCELSGGQRQRTAIIEQILCSGHYMVLDEPFSGLDVGNIEDVKNAFNLITSTHEFNTIIYSTHDIELAVELADSIYVIGYPTVDGKRADYGTIVKHFDMKELNLAWKDFGLDHIEIVKQIKATMLNS
- a CDS encoding ABC transporter permease — translated: MKYLFKPFEKVSKNSRLLIIGIWVALVLIFWFVSSMGERHLFPSPQQVLTGFTELYNEGLVVHIGSSLLLCIKAILIAVIISLIVTYLSTIPVVTPIAKTLSKLRYLPLTGISFYLAILISDARTMQVWVLVVFMTTYLTTSLLSMISSIPQEEFDHARSLQCNRWEVLWEVVVKGRIDHVIEVIRQNLAIVWMMLVTVESILVAAGGLGFLIKNSDKFMNHGRIIALQIVILLVGLSIDFVLDYLRKAFFRYSKI
- a CDS encoding OmpA family protein, whose protein sequence is MGKILRTKKLTTLSELIIVIILLGAILGAVYYFAPGLRVGEAKQLDELNINKDEVDNVTTSEKLELPSNSLSKSVKDKPLVRMAAYAWNAQSGIIVSNGGPKTTKGSLMEKNGVNLEIIRQDWLSELRNMQMKFIEEFDRGEEFPDADKSAFAIMMMGDGAPFYISTMQQALDDKFGKDKYHVQVVGAVGLSYGEDKLIGPPSWKVDPKSMKGALISAVLGDGDWVTALNYAFANGLKVNPDVTTYDPDAVNFYPSQDDDYIKSAEELIKSQKAGWTVPLKEVRNGKLTGKTINKKVDGCATWTPGDKMVFDELNGFTDIISTREFNNQMATTVIAVKEWSVKHPEIVSNILKSALTASNQMKQYDEWRVRASEAVAKTYDLETPKYWYDMFKGQKGSKNGIDYNMGGSRVFNYADVMQYYGITDGTNRYKAVYNQVSSYLNELNPFGFNESVKRIVPYDEAVNLYFIKNINDIDAGSAYKPDYTKEAEEVLASGEWNINFDTGSANISGSSANTLETIYNLLIQAEDTKLRLEGHTDDTGSAESNYDLSQRRAQSVVNFLRSKGIPQSRFQSVIGKGEDEPIETNTTNSGRAKNRRVVITLLK